In Hydractinia symbiolongicarpus strain clone_291-10 chromosome 13, HSymV2.1, whole genome shotgun sequence, a single genomic region encodes these proteins:
- the LOC130623373 gene encoding uncharacterized protein LOC130623373, with product MKHLFLLFAILGYLSMSSHITEAMPSGNIQVSAIGMTRKNPGNNEVNKVPDLSGKKVGAPDQNKSKKNEKTTTTKRPSTRRIPSTPFFMRSCEYCCGYAFFRHLGFTHSQSCIFSCCPSLCSTC from the exons ATGAAG caTTTGTTCTTGTTATTCGCAATATTGGGATATCTGAGTATGTCATCGCATATTACTGAAGCCATGCCTAGTGGTAACATTCAAGTTTCGGCAATTGGTATGACGAGAAAAAATCCTGGAAACAACGAAGTAAATAAAGTGCCAGATTTATCTGGGAAAAAAGTTGGTGCTCCAGATCAAAACAAATCTAAGAAAAATGAGAAGACGACAACAACGAAACGACCATCGACAAGACGTATACCTTCAACGCCTTTTTTTATGCGCAGTTGCGAGTATTGTTGCGGATACGCCTTTTTCAGACATTTGGGATTTACACATAGCCAGTCTTGTATTTTTTCATGCTGCCCCTCCCTTTGCTCTACTTGCTAG